The following proteins come from a genomic window of Diprion similis isolate iyDipSimi1 chromosome 8, iyDipSimi1.1, whole genome shotgun sequence:
- the LOC124409246 gene encoding proton channel OtopLc-like isoform X2 — protein MLIKETSLSWPGLPAALPSPASPSAVIVSPETLSRHSSSSPSRTHRPQQFALAIPCPREPIAAVCYPGPAYLEVSDDKNWKHLGADALATTLSALYGKLLVVMGIAFPMAEVISTYIPPSFYEAFYLYLYFGSMVFLLYMYAMLLRDNKPKPKKQPKDDCDLDSSRSSSGAGGGCDIQDSGCPHVAVVKPSQHYGSFYLRMGAVAFGIGSMIYSGLEFGQYFELERDTKCHNIMLALTPATRMAFIFIQMYFIFLNNEQMKVYRHRIVARFGLMHMIGTNLSVWLNVLVQETKHEILTFYDPENNSLRISHRLGSKGGLHHSGYNHGHGHGRHHQDLHANEHTRIPRGLKGPHHMFECRRTNIMGSLVQDASPFLFPCTIEYSLICAAILYVMWKNISKAGITQPTTPPGSRHHTQHAYRRSPHHYSVDCAGAHKGLFVGILILVLTIISLILFFVLISRPELVSLAVTEVNVCELTLYGMSTMATLVGMFQMRKLRYDGGRNLELDNILLVAAQTGMFIYSTFTIIGGHFTIEKHTVLVLITALASVVQTTCQTIFILDASRRSVATPGQIRRKPGREIVTFLLVTNLAMWAINTLEKSRAESHPVQLNFYGLWAWTIITHVSMPLAIFYRFHSTVCLCEVWKRAYKVKPTYM, from the exons ATGCTCATCAAGGAAACCTCGTTGAG CTGGCCCGGACTCCCTGCGGCTCTGCCATCGCCCGCGTCTCCGTCAGCGGTGATCGTCTCCCCGGAGACCTTGTCTCGTCACAGCAGTAGCTCACCTTCCCGAACCCACCGGCCACAACAATTCGCCCTGGCCATCCCCTGTCCCAGAGAACCGATTGCTGCAGTTTGTTACCCGGGCCCGGCTTACCTGGAAGTCAGCGATGACAAAAATTGGAAGCACCTTGGCGC CGATGCTTTGGCGACCACCTTAAGTGCGCTCTACGGGAAGCTGCTTGTGGTTATGGGTATTGCGTTTCCTATGGCAGAGGTGATTTCCACCTACATTCCGCCATCTTTTTACGAAGCCTTCTACCTTTACCTATATTTCGGCAGTATGGTCTTCTTGCTGTACATGTACGCCATGTTGTTAAGGGACAATAAACCAAAACCAA AAAAACAGCCGAAGGACGACTGCGATTTGGATAGCTCACGATCTTCAAGTGGTGCTGGAGGGGGCTGCGATATACAAGACTCAGGATGTCCTCACGTGGCGGTTGTTAAACCAAGCCAACACTACGGTAGCTTTTACTTGAGGATGGGTGCCGTGGCTTTTGGTATAGGGTCCATGATTTATTCTGGATTAGAGTTTGGCCAGTACTTTGAACTTGAGAGAGACACTAAATGCCACAACATTATGCTGGCCTTGACTCCTGCCACTAGAATGGCGTTCATCTTTATCCAGATGTACTTCATCTTTCTCAACAACGAG CAAATGAAGGTCTACCGACACCGCATCGTCGCCCGATTCGGCCTCATGCATATGATTGGCACGAATCTCTCGGTCTGGCTTAACGTACTGGTTCAAGAAACAAAACATGAGATCCTTACATTTTACGACCCGGAAAACAATTCGCTTCGAATATCGCACCGACTTG GTAGCAAAGGCGGTCTTCATCACTCCGGCTATAATCATGGACATGGCCATGGTAGACATCACCAAGACCTTCATGCCAACGAACACACGAGAATTCCACGAGGACTGAAAGGTCCTCATCACATGTTCGAGTGCAGGCGTACCAATATTATGGGATCCCTGGTGCAGGACGCTAGTCCCTTTTTATTCCCCTGCACCATAGAGTACAGCCTTATTTGCGCGGCTATTTTATACGTCAtgtggaaaaatatatcaaaagcTGGTATTACGCAACCCACGACCCCTCCTGGATCTCGACACCACACGCAGCACGCTTATAG AAGGTCACCCCATCACTACAGCGTGGATTGCGCGGGAGCACACAAAGGACTCTTCGTTGGTATCCTGATACTCGTCCTGACGATCATCTCGCTGATCCTattcttcgttctgatatcaCGGCCCGAACTTGTGAGTCTTGCTGTGACCGAAGTGAACGTCTGCGAATTGACCCTCTACGGGATGTCGACGATGGCCACTTTGGTTGGGATGTTTCAAATGCGGAAGCTGCGTTACGACGGAGGTCGAAACCTCGAATTGGACAACATCCTGCTCGTTGCCGCCCAAACGGGGATGTTTATTTACTCGACATTCACTATAATCGGGGgtcatttcaccatcgaaAAGCACACGGTCTTGGTGCTGATCACAGCGCTGGCGAGCGTCGTCCAGACTACGTGCCAGACGATCTTCATCCTTGACGCCTCGAGACGATCGGTCGCAACTCCCGGCCAAATACGGCGGAAACCAGGTCGAGAAATCGTCACTTTTCTCCTGGTAACAAACCTCGCGATGTGGGCGATAAACACCCTCGAAAAATCTCGTGCCGAGTCTCACCCTGTTCAGCTCAATTTCTACGGATTGTGGGCCTGGACCATCATCACTCACGTCTCTATGCCGCTGgctattttttatcgattccaCAGCACCGTCTGCCTCTGCGAGGTGTGGAAAAGGGCTTACAAAGTGAAGCCGACTTACATGTGA
- the LOC124409246 gene encoding proton channel OtopLc-like isoform X1, translated as MGESSPDLSLRLRRGSSDSRDCFYMDFAQGIDSDIEEVARPADSSDRLPDSQIEENGNDLPPIEDITTIPEEVSEEILAEQNDGDDGTPHEGDPEKPRDWPGLPAALPSPASPSAVIVSPETLSRHSSSSPSRTHRPQQFALAIPCPREPIAAVCYPGPAYLEVSDDKNWKHLGADALATTLSALYGKLLVVMGIAFPMAEVISTYIPPSFYEAFYLYLYFGSMVFLLYMYAMLLRDNKPKPKKQPKDDCDLDSSRSSSGAGGGCDIQDSGCPHVAVVKPSQHYGSFYLRMGAVAFGIGSMIYSGLEFGQYFELERDTKCHNIMLALTPATRMAFIFIQMYFIFLNNEQMKVYRHRIVARFGLMHMIGTNLSVWLNVLVQETKHEILTFYDPENNSLRISHRLGSKGGLHHSGYNHGHGHGRHHQDLHANEHTRIPRGLKGPHHMFECRRTNIMGSLVQDASPFLFPCTIEYSLICAAILYVMWKNISKAGITQPTTPPGSRHHTQHAYRRSPHHYSVDCAGAHKGLFVGILILVLTIISLILFFVLISRPELVSLAVTEVNVCELTLYGMSTMATLVGMFQMRKLRYDGGRNLELDNILLVAAQTGMFIYSTFTIIGGHFTIEKHTVLVLITALASVVQTTCQTIFILDASRRSVATPGQIRRKPGREIVTFLLVTNLAMWAINTLEKSRAESHPVQLNFYGLWAWTIITHVSMPLAIFYRFHSTVCLCEVWKRAYKVKPTYM; from the exons GTTTCTACATGGATTTTGCTCAG GGGATTGACTCGGATATCGAGGAAGTCGCCCGCCCCGCAGATTCCTCGGATCGCCTTCCTGACAGCCAAATCGAAGAGAATGGTAACGATCTGCCACCAATCGAGGACATTACAACCATTCCTGAAGAAGTTTCGGAAGAAATATTGGCCGAGCAGAACGACGGAGATGATGGAACACCGCATGAAGGAGATCCTGAAAAGCCGAGAGA CTGGCCCGGACTCCCTGCGGCTCTGCCATCGCCCGCGTCTCCGTCAGCGGTGATCGTCTCCCCGGAGACCTTGTCTCGTCACAGCAGTAGCTCACCTTCCCGAACCCACCGGCCACAACAATTCGCCCTGGCCATCCCCTGTCCCAGAGAACCGATTGCTGCAGTTTGTTACCCGGGCCCGGCTTACCTGGAAGTCAGCGATGACAAAAATTGGAAGCACCTTGGCGC CGATGCTTTGGCGACCACCTTAAGTGCGCTCTACGGGAAGCTGCTTGTGGTTATGGGTATTGCGTTTCCTATGGCAGAGGTGATTTCCACCTACATTCCGCCATCTTTTTACGAAGCCTTCTACCTTTACCTATATTTCGGCAGTATGGTCTTCTTGCTGTACATGTACGCCATGTTGTTAAGGGACAATAAACCAAAACCAA AAAAACAGCCGAAGGACGACTGCGATTTGGATAGCTCACGATCTTCAAGTGGTGCTGGAGGGGGCTGCGATATACAAGACTCAGGATGTCCTCACGTGGCGGTTGTTAAACCAAGCCAACACTACGGTAGCTTTTACTTGAGGATGGGTGCCGTGGCTTTTGGTATAGGGTCCATGATTTATTCTGGATTAGAGTTTGGCCAGTACTTTGAACTTGAGAGAGACACTAAATGCCACAACATTATGCTGGCCTTGACTCCTGCCACTAGAATGGCGTTCATCTTTATCCAGATGTACTTCATCTTTCTCAACAACGAG CAAATGAAGGTCTACCGACACCGCATCGTCGCCCGATTCGGCCTCATGCATATGATTGGCACGAATCTCTCGGTCTGGCTTAACGTACTGGTTCAAGAAACAAAACATGAGATCCTTACATTTTACGACCCGGAAAACAATTCGCTTCGAATATCGCACCGACTTG GTAGCAAAGGCGGTCTTCATCACTCCGGCTATAATCATGGACATGGCCATGGTAGACATCACCAAGACCTTCATGCCAACGAACACACGAGAATTCCACGAGGACTGAAAGGTCCTCATCACATGTTCGAGTGCAGGCGTACCAATATTATGGGATCCCTGGTGCAGGACGCTAGTCCCTTTTTATTCCCCTGCACCATAGAGTACAGCCTTATTTGCGCGGCTATTTTATACGTCAtgtggaaaaatatatcaaaagcTGGTATTACGCAACCCACGACCCCTCCTGGATCTCGACACCACACGCAGCACGCTTATAG AAGGTCACCCCATCACTACAGCGTGGATTGCGCGGGAGCACACAAAGGACTCTTCGTTGGTATCCTGATACTCGTCCTGACGATCATCTCGCTGATCCTattcttcgttctgatatcaCGGCCCGAACTTGTGAGTCTTGCTGTGACCGAAGTGAACGTCTGCGAATTGACCCTCTACGGGATGTCGACGATGGCCACTTTGGTTGGGATGTTTCAAATGCGGAAGCTGCGTTACGACGGAGGTCGAAACCTCGAATTGGACAACATCCTGCTCGTTGCCGCCCAAACGGGGATGTTTATTTACTCGACATTCACTATAATCGGGGgtcatttcaccatcgaaAAGCACACGGTCTTGGTGCTGATCACAGCGCTGGCGAGCGTCGTCCAGACTACGTGCCAGACGATCTTCATCCTTGACGCCTCGAGACGATCGGTCGCAACTCCCGGCCAAATACGGCGGAAACCAGGTCGAGAAATCGTCACTTTTCTCCTGGTAACAAACCTCGCGATGTGGGCGATAAACACCCTCGAAAAATCTCGTGCCGAGTCTCACCCTGTTCAGCTCAATTTCTACGGATTGTGGGCCTGGACCATCATCACTCACGTCTCTATGCCGCTGgctattttttatcgattccaCAGCACCGTCTGCCTCTGCGAGGTGTGGAAAAGGGCTTACAAAGTGAAGCCGACTTACATGTGA